One window from the genome of Micromonospora aurantiaca ATCC 27029 encodes:
- a CDS encoding GNAT family N-acetyltransferase: protein MPVESHLASFADLDTSTFHDLLRLRIDVFVVEQSCPYPELDGRDVEPGTRHLWLSRDGAVVAYLRILADPGGVARIGRVVVAPAARGAGLAGALMTEALAVVGDRPCVLDAQTHLVGFYEGLGFEVSGPGYVEDGIPHTPMRRDPTH, encoded by the coding sequence ATGCCCGTCGAGTCCCACCTGGCAAGCTTCGCCGACCTGGACACCAGCACCTTCCACGACCTGCTCCGGCTGCGCATCGACGTGTTCGTGGTCGAGCAGTCCTGCCCGTACCCGGAACTGGACGGCCGGGACGTCGAACCCGGCACCCGCCACCTGTGGCTGAGCCGCGACGGCGCCGTGGTCGCGTACCTGCGGATCCTGGCCGACCCCGGCGGCGTCGCACGGATCGGGCGGGTGGTGGTGGCGCCGGCGGCCCGCGGCGCGGGCCTGGCCGGCGCGCTGATGACCGAGGCGCTCGCCGTGGTGGGTGACCGGCCGTGCGTGCTCGACGCGCAGACGCATCTGGTCGGCTTCTACGAAGGGCTCGGCTTCGAGGTCAGCGGCCCCGGCTACGTCGAGGACGGCATCCCGCACACTCCGATGCGCCGCGACCCAACTCATTGA
- a CDS encoding isoamylase early set domain-containing protein, giving the protein MIKRNKLFGNQTRVTFSLPRDTPAGTVSVVGCFNGWEPGRHELVPRRDGTRTVTVRLKPGEYRFRYLATGGVWLDDEAADQVDEAGGLLRL; this is encoded by the coding sequence GTGATCAAGCGCAACAAGCTCTTCGGCAACCAGACCCGGGTGACGTTCTCGCTGCCCCGGGACACCCCGGCCGGCACTGTGAGCGTGGTCGGCTGCTTCAACGGCTGGGAGCCCGGCCGGCACGAGCTGGTGCCGCGCCGCGACGGCACGCGTACCGTGACGGTCCGGCTGAAGCCGGGGGAGTACCGCTTCCGCTACCTCGCCACCGGCGGGGTGTGGCTGGACGACGAGGCCGCCGACCAGGTGGACGAGGCCGGCGGCCTGCTGCGGCTCTGA
- the msrB gene encoding peptide-methionine (R)-S-oxide reductase MsrB produces MSLSDNELPRTEDEWRVRLSPEEFRVLREAGTEAPWTGEYVDTKTPGVYHCRACGLELFRSQDKFDSHCGWPSFDDAIPGAVKEIPDNTLGMRRVEIRCARCDSHLGHVFEGEGFTPKDTRHCVNSISVRLEPSAG; encoded by the coding sequence GTGAGTCTTTCCGACAACGAACTGCCCCGTACCGAGGACGAATGGCGCGTGCGGCTGAGCCCTGAGGAGTTCCGGGTGCTCCGCGAGGCCGGCACCGAGGCGCCCTGGACCGGTGAGTACGTCGACACCAAGACCCCCGGCGTCTACCACTGCCGGGCCTGCGGGCTGGAACTGTTCCGCAGCCAGGACAAGTTCGACTCGCACTGCGGCTGGCCGAGCTTCGACGACGCCATCCCGGGCGCGGTCAAGGAGATCCCGGACAACACGCTCGGCATGCGGCGCGTGGAGATCCGCTGCGCGCGCTGCGACAGCCACCTCGGGCACGTCTTCGAGGGTGAGGGCTTCACCCCGAAGGACACCCGGCACTGCGTCAACTCGATCTCGGTGCGGCTGGAGCCCAGCGCCGGCTGA
- the ligD gene encoding non-homologous end-joining DNA ligase, whose translation MAGKGAVEEIEVAGHAVRLSSPDRVIFPQRGFTKADVFRYYLAVGDGIMRALRDRPTTLQRFPDGIEGEMFFQKRVPQRGVPPWVSTARIAFPSGRPADELCPADLAHVAWAAQMGTVVFHPWPVRAADTDRPDELRVDLDPQPGTDFADAVTAAGELRGLLDELGVPGWPKTSGGRGVHVYLRIQPRWTFVEVRRATIALARELERRRPELVTTAWWKEERGERVFVDFNQMARDRTIACAYSLRANARATVSTPVGWDELPEVDPDDFHLGTVPARFAERGDPHAGIDDAPWDITPLLEWAERDAADGLGDMPYPPEYPKMPGEPKRVQPSKDRDRPRP comes from the coding sequence ATGGCGGGCAAGGGTGCGGTCGAGGAGATCGAGGTGGCCGGGCACGCGGTGCGGCTGAGCAGCCCCGATCGGGTGATCTTCCCGCAGCGCGGCTTCACGAAGGCCGACGTCTTCCGCTACTACCTGGCCGTCGGCGACGGGATCATGCGCGCCCTGCGCGACCGGCCGACCACGCTCCAGCGCTTCCCCGACGGCATCGAGGGAGAGATGTTCTTCCAGAAGCGGGTGCCGCAGCGGGGCGTGCCCCCGTGGGTCAGCACCGCGCGGATCGCCTTCCCCAGCGGCCGCCCGGCCGACGAGCTGTGCCCGGCCGACCTGGCGCACGTGGCCTGGGCGGCGCAGATGGGCACAGTGGTGTTCCACCCGTGGCCGGTGCGCGCCGCCGACACCGACCGCCCCGACGAGCTGCGCGTCGACCTCGACCCGCAGCCCGGCACCGACTTCGCCGACGCGGTGACCGCCGCCGGTGAGCTGCGCGGTCTGCTCGACGAGCTGGGCGTGCCCGGCTGGCCGAAGACCTCCGGCGGCCGGGGCGTGCACGTCTACCTGCGCATCCAGCCGCGCTGGACGTTCGTGGAGGTACGCCGCGCCACCATCGCGCTGGCCCGGGAGCTGGAACGCCGTCGCCCCGAGCTGGTCACCACCGCCTGGTGGAAGGAGGAGCGCGGCGAGCGCGTCTTCGTCGACTTCAACCAGATGGCGCGGGACCGCACCATCGCCTGCGCGTACTCGCTGCGCGCCAACGCCCGCGCCACCGTCTCCACCCCCGTCGGCTGGGACGAGCTGCCCGAGGTCGACCCGGACGACTTCCACCTGGGCACGGTGCCGGCCCGATTCGCCGAGCGCGGCGACCCGCACGCCGGCATCGACGACGCCCCGTGGGACATCACGCCGCTGCTGGAGTGGGCCGAGCGGGACGCCGCCGACGGCCTGGGCGACATGCCCTACCCGCCGGAATACCCGAAGATGCCCGGCGAGCCCAAGCGGGTCCAGCCGTCGAAGGACCGCGACCGCCCGCGCCCCTGA
- a CDS encoding endonuclease domain-containing protein, protein MWRYGELLAGGMSRGAVRHQVGAGLLGRLSRGVYGCTDDETSRLRALFRRLPPGTVAGFHTGARLHRFGAVPGDRVHVIVPPGVSARRIRGVATHQTVLPVPDAVEIAGIPCAPAARCAVDLARVIRRADALPVLDLCLRVGACRREDLLTEVAWHAGLRGVRQAGELIALADPRPECRQESQLRLLLIDGGLPPPEPQLWVPDRDGIPIYRLDLGYRDRRIGLEYDGGSHLDPGRLHHDRSRLNWLAEHGWRMRVYTATDLYRRSRHIVATVRSMLTAPA, encoded by the coding sequence GTGTGGCGGTACGGGGAGTTGCTGGCGGGCGGGATGAGCCGCGGGGCGGTACGGCACCAGGTGGGGGCGGGACTGCTGGGCCGGCTGTCCCGGGGTGTCTACGGCTGCACCGACGACGAGACGAGCCGGTTGCGCGCGCTGTTCCGGCGACTGCCGCCGGGAACCGTCGCGGGATTCCACACCGGCGCGCGACTGCACCGGTTCGGGGCGGTGCCCGGCGACCGGGTGCACGTGATCGTGCCGCCCGGTGTGAGTGCCCGGCGGATCCGGGGCGTGGCGACGCATCAGACGGTGCTGCCGGTGCCGGACGCGGTGGAGATCGCCGGCATCCCCTGCGCGCCCGCCGCCCGCTGCGCCGTGGATCTGGCCCGGGTGATCCGGCGGGCGGACGCGCTGCCGGTGCTCGACCTGTGCCTCCGTGTCGGCGCCTGCCGCCGCGAGGACCTGCTCACCGAGGTGGCGTGGCACGCCGGCCTGCGGGGAGTACGGCAGGCGGGGGAACTGATCGCGCTCGCCGACCCGCGCCCGGAGTGCCGCCAGGAGAGCCAGTTGCGTCTGTTGCTGATCGACGGCGGGCTGCCGCCTCCGGAGCCGCAGCTGTGGGTTCCCGACCGGGACGGGATCCCGATCTACCGCCTCGACCTGGGCTATCGCGACCGGCGGATCGGCTTGGAGTACGACGGCGGATCCCACCTCGACCCCGGCCGGCTGCACCACGATCGATCACGGCTCAACTGGCTGGCCGAGCACGGCTGGCGCATGCGGGTCTACACCGCCACCGACCTCTACCGCCGCTCCCGGCACATCGTGGCCACCGTGCGAAGCATGCTCACCGCTCCCGCCTGA